In Alkalinema sp. FACHB-956, the following proteins share a genomic window:
- the purC gene encoding phosphoribosylaminoimidazolesuccinocarboxamide synthase codes for MKLGEKLYEGKAKILYATDVPDQLLTFFKDDATAFNAQKKGSIRGKGEINNAISAHLFKLMASKGVPTHFISLPSPTQMLVKAVTIIPLEVVVRNIAAGSLCKQTGLALGTNIQPPLVEFYLKDDALGDPLLTPDRLRLLNLATPEEVETLTRLALTINDVLRDFFNQCEITLVDFKLEFGRDRTGQILLADEISPDTCRLWKQGEPDPQKRVLDKDRFRQDLGDVEGGYRQVLDRVLGQAV; via the coding sequence ATTAAGTTGGGCGAAAAACTCTACGAAGGGAAGGCAAAAATTCTCTACGCAACGGATGTCCCCGATCAATTACTGACCTTCTTTAAAGATGACGCCACCGCCTTCAACGCCCAGAAAAAAGGCAGCATCCGAGGTAAAGGCGAAATCAACAACGCCATCTCTGCCCACTTATTTAAACTGATGGCCTCCAAAGGCGTTCCCACCCACTTCATCAGCCTGCCATCCCCCACCCAAATGCTGGTCAAAGCCGTGACGATTATTCCCCTGGAAGTCGTCGTGCGCAACATTGCCGCCGGTAGCCTCTGCAAGCAAACCGGCTTGGCCCTCGGCACCAACATTCAGCCCCCCCTCGTCGAGTTCTACCTTAAGGATGATGCCTTGGGTGATCCGTTGCTGACGCCCGATCGCCTGCGGCTGCTCAACCTCGCCACCCCGGAAGAAGTCGAAACCTTGACCCGTCTGGCCTTGACCATCAACGACGTGCTGCGGGATTTCTTCAATCAGTGCGAAATTACCCTCGTGGACTTCAAGCTGGAATTTGGTCGCGATCGCACGGGTCAAATCCTGCTGGCCGATGAAATTAGCCCCGATACCTGCCGGTTATGGAAGCAAGGGGAACCCGATCCACAAAAGCGCGTCCTAGACAAGGATCGCTTCCGTCAGGACTTGGGCGATGTCGAAGGCGGCTATCGTCAGGTGTTGGATCGAGTCCTCGGCCAAGCGGTTTAG
- a CDS encoding J domain-containing protein, producing the protein MNIRQCYEVLELNPPVSPDDLKQAYKDLVQVWHPDRFSHNPRLRQKAEEKLKQINLAYESLEPLLTQQALAQQAYSQRPSQRPTPPQTRSTGSPGSQANPGAYSPHAHHTYSGQTFTNNGSPSQPKTFWSHLSLKTRMQIYGVLLTLFIFALIWASIGFAYLLTTYPLFFLIPLGLVGIYFGLRHLSKY; encoded by the coding sequence ATGAACATTCGACAGTGCTACGAAGTACTAGAACTCAATCCCCCCGTCTCTCCAGACGACCTCAAACAAGCCTACAAAGACCTCGTCCAGGTCTGGCACCCCGATCGCTTCTCCCACAATCCCCGCCTCCGCCAAAAAGCCGAAGAGAAACTCAAACAAATCAACCTCGCCTACGAGTCCCTAGAGCCCCTGCTCACACAGCAAGCCCTTGCCCAACAAGCCTATTCCCAACGCCCCTCCCAACGCCCCACCCCCCCCCAAACTCGATCGACCGGTAGTCCAGGCAGCCAAGCCAACCCAGGAGCCTACTCCCCTCACGCCCACCATACTTACTCAGGGCAAACCTTCACCAACAACGGATCCCCATCCCAACCCAAAACCTTCTGGAGCCACCTCAGCCTCAAAACCCGGATGCAGATTTATGGCGTGCTTCTGACGCTGTTTATCTTTGCGTTGATCTGGGCTTCGATCGGGTTTGCATACCTATTGACCACCTATCCCCTCTTCTTTCTCATTCCGCTTGGGCTAGTCGGCATCTACTTCGGTCTACGCCACCTCTCCAAATATTAG
- a CDS encoding DUF4112 domain-containing protein, giving the protein MHSLEKMASRDQALQRVRAVGQLLDNAIAIPGTNYRVGLDPLLGLLPGGGDMVGIVVSAYIVLEAARFGVPKSTLIRMVLNILLDSSVGAIPVVGDLFDFAWKSNSRNVALLESHVTNGTLQRKVDRRFIFVLAIVLLLIVLSFAALATLVVGLVWKLIMG; this is encoded by the coding sequence ATGCATTCCCTCGAAAAAATGGCCTCCCGCGACCAAGCCCTGCAACGAGTCCGCGCTGTGGGACAACTGCTCGATAACGCGATCGCCATTCCCGGCACTAATTATCGAGTTGGCCTGGATCCGTTGCTCGGTCTCCTTCCCGGCGGTGGCGATATGGTTGGCATTGTGGTGTCCGCCTACATTGTTCTGGAAGCCGCCCGCTTCGGAGTGCCCAAATCCACCCTGATCCGCATGGTGCTAAACATTCTGCTCGATTCCAGCGTCGGAGCCATTCCCGTCGTGGGAGATCTGTTCGACTTCGCTTGGAAATCCAACAGCCGCAACGTCGCCCTCCTGGAATCCCACGTCACCAACGGCACCCTGCAACGCAAAGTCGATCGCCGCTTCATCTTCGTCCTTGCGATCGTTCTCCTGCTCATCGTCCTTAGCTTTGCAGCCCTAGCCACCCTTGTGGTTGGCTTAGTGTGGAAATTGATCATGGGTTAG
- a CDS encoding glutathione S-transferase family protein, with protein MAKKALPPKLIIQTGRWVWTTLWQTMMSQMAPRSTSGAYQRPTSQFRDRISAQPDARFPPAPDRYSLIVGMGCPWAHRTLIVRVLKGLQDAISIVIVQPSPENGGWIFLEPFAGCQSLAQLYQIAQPDYPGRSTVPVLWDGKTNTIVNNESSEIIEILNSEFNSLATNPEIDLYPEDQRSAIDTWNNKIYNTVNNGVYRCGFAQTQTAYQEAVTELFRTLDEIDASLATQPYLCGDRLTLADVRLFTTLIRFDIAYHGLFKCSYRRIQDYPHLRGYVQDLYQLPGIADTCDFETIRRDYYGNLFPLNPGGLIPISPDLHWLHQPSQRNFSPNRPNQ; from the coding sequence ATGGCGAAAAAAGCACTTCCCCCCAAACTCATCATCCAAACAGGCCGCTGGGTTTGGACAACCCTCTGGCAAACCATGATGTCCCAAATGGCACCCCGCAGCACCTCCGGAGCCTACCAACGCCCCACCAGCCAATTCCGCGATCGCATCTCCGCCCAACCCGACGCCCGCTTCCCCCCAGCCCCCGATCGCTACAGCCTCATCGTCGGCATGGGTTGCCCCTGGGCGCACCGAACCCTAATCGTGCGCGTCCTCAAAGGATTGCAAGACGCCATCTCGATCGTCATTGTCCAACCCTCCCCAGAAAACGGGGGCTGGATTTTTCTCGAACCTTTTGCTGGATGTCAGAGCTTGGCACAACTCTACCAAATCGCCCAACCCGATTACCCAGGCCGATCGACCGTCCCCGTCCTCTGGGATGGAAAAACCAACACGATCGTCAACAATGAAAGCTCAGAAATCATCGAAATCTTAAACAGTGAATTTAATTCCTTAGCAACCAATCCCGAAATCGATCTCTATCCCGAAGACCAACGATCGGCGATTGACACCTGGAACAATAAAATCTACAACACCGTCAACAACGGCGTCTATCGCTGTGGCTTCGCCCAAACCCAAACCGCCTACCAAGAAGCCGTCACCGAACTCTTCCGCACCTTAGATGAAATCGACGCCAGCCTCGCCACCCAGCCCTATCTCTGCGGCGATCGCCTCACCCTCGCCGACGTGCGCCTCTTCACCACCCTGATCCGCTTTGACATCGCCTACCATGGCCTCTTCAAATGTAGCTACCGTCGCATCCAGGACTATCCCCACCTGCGCGGCTACGTCCAAGACCTCTACCAACTTCCCGGCATCGCCGACACCTGCGACTTCGAAACCATCCGCCGCGACTACTACGGCAACCTCTTTCCCCTCAACCCCGGCGGCCTCATCCCCATCAGCCCCGATCTCCATTGGCTGCATCAACCCTCCCAGCGCAACTTCTCGCCCAATCGCCCCAACCAATAA
- a CDS encoding NACHT domain-containing protein — MSFPADFLDAIAKEKKLTDKQKEVFHLLFGQGKTRVQIAMSLGVTEGAVRTRLTGIYGKFNIHDVGPVKESRLKDILIERYKRWSPVAEPATIAPSSPKLSEPIDRISQRIQEIRARQCPKLINLYGQIRLPLTHQQVDVQDLYVDVYVLTRLSADYQDNAINILRTYDRKNDRVAMGQRESDRRDGEETVKENRYRRSVIVGKPGSGKSTFMQRLMVGCCLGEIFADRIPSLVLLRNIQTAEFNLEQRLQQEWWVDQQTLGEILNSGRVLLLLDGLDEVPEQFQKSVKQEIEQFAQDYYQVGMIVTCRTQTVEYNLGNFAFLEVADFNPDQVEPSARNQVEAFARKWFRADNPASAEQQTEKFLTTLEQYPPIRELAITPILLGLTCLVFRDSEDLPARRGQLYQKGIELLLEKWDQQRDLRPRTWGSDYYHNLTLEEKQDLLGALALYKFQQEGNFVLFEQSELHALISSHCDVSQLDSESILKTIEECNGLLIRRANTVYSFSHLTFQEYFVARELTKLDKQALLGSITDKRWREVFHLALSRMEHPDELLLRIKRQIDELLAGDPKLQKFLKWVDGKARSANTPYKPAAVRAFYFALTRDLDFALNLDFDLARDFAFTLDSALAFDFNLNFALDQNFILACKLDSALKSDFEHALKHDLAFNHTRNLAIDLDDDFDLNFIQDFASALDRALSLAHDRDYDLYIKLVTLKERIPEYSENNQENFRIWWKCYSDNWVREYETILKEHHNISHNWRFKKSQEYELNQYYDTNKFLVDCLNGECSVSPQVRQEIEETLLLPFSQLG; from the coding sequence ATGTCTTTCCCCGCAGACTTCCTAGATGCAATTGCCAAGGAAAAGAAGTTAACTGATAAACAAAAAGAAGTTTTCCACTTGCTGTTTGGGCAAGGGAAGACTCGCGTACAGATTGCCATGAGCTTGGGAGTGACTGAAGGTGCTGTCCGTACTCGGCTCACTGGGATTTATGGCAAGTTCAATATTCACGATGTTGGCCCCGTCAAAGAATCTCGATTAAAGGACATTCTGATTGAACGATACAAACGATGGTCACCTGTGGCTGAACCTGCAACGATCGCTCCATCCTCCCCAAAGTTATCAGAACCTATCGATCGCATCAGCCAGCGGATCCAAGAAATTCGAGCACGACAATGCCCGAAATTGATTAACCTATATGGGCAAATTCGCTTACCCCTGACACACCAACAGGTGGACGTGCAGGATCTCTACGTCGATGTCTATGTTCTGACGCGCTTAAGTGCGGATTATCAAGATAACGCCATAAATATATTGCGGACTTACGATCGCAAGAACGATCGCGTGGCTATGGGGCAACGGGAGAGCGATCGGCGGGATGGCGAGGAGACGGTAAAGGAAAATCGCTATCGTCGATCGGTGATTGTGGGTAAGCCGGGTTCCGGGAAGTCTACCTTTATGCAGCGGTTGATGGTCGGTTGCTGTTTAGGGGAGATTTTTGCCGATCGGATCCCGAGTTTGGTTTTGTTGCGGAATATTCAAACAGCGGAATTCAACCTAGAGCAACGCTTGCAACAGGAATGGTGGGTAGATCAGCAAACCTTAGGGGAGATCTTAAATTCAGGGCGAGTGTTGCTGTTGCTGGATGGACTGGATGAGGTGCCAGAGCAATTTCAGAAGTCGGTAAAGCAAGAGATCGAGCAATTTGCGCAAGATTACTACCAAGTCGGCATGATTGTCACCTGTCGAACCCAGACAGTGGAATATAACTTGGGGAATTTTGCATTTTTGGAAGTAGCGGATTTTAATCCAGATCAGGTGGAACCTTCTGCCCGTAATCAGGTGGAAGCTTTTGCCCGCAAGTGGTTTAGGGCAGATAATCCGGCCAGTGCTGAGCAGCAAACTGAGAAATTTCTAACAACGCTGGAGCAGTATCCTCCCATCCGGGAACTAGCGATTACACCGATTCTACTGGGACTAACTTGCCTGGTATTTCGCGATTCTGAAGACCTGCCCGCCCGACGGGGCCAACTCTACCAAAAAGGAATTGAACTTCTCTTGGAAAAGTGGGATCAACAGCGAGATTTGCGACCACGTACTTGGGGAAGCGACTACTATCACAACCTAACCTTAGAGGAAAAACAAGATTTACTGGGAGCTTTAGCGTTATATAAATTTCAGCAAGAAGGAAACTTTGTTCTATTTGAACAATCCGAATTACATGCTTTGATCAGTTCACATTGCGATGTCTCCCAGTTAGACAGTGAATCCATTCTTAAAACGATTGAAGAATGTAATGGACTGCTAATTCGGAGAGCGAATACAGTCTATTCCTTCTCCCACCTAACGTTCCAGGAATACTTTGTGGCTCGGGAATTAACTAAGCTGGATAAACAAGCACTTTTAGGTTCTATCACAGATAAACGTTGGCGAGAGGTGTTTCACCTAGCACTCAGCCGCATGGAACATCCGGATGAACTGCTCTTACGGATAAAACGACAAATTGATGAATTACTTGCTGGAGATCCAAAACTTCAGAAATTTCTGAAATGGGTGGATGGGAAAGCACGATCAGCAAATACTCCCTACAAACCTGCTGCTGTTCGAGCCTTCTACTTTGCCCTTACCCGTGATCTCGACTTTGCCCTCAACCTCGACTTCGACCTTGCCCGTGATTTTGCCTTTACCCTCGACTCTGCTCTTGCCTTTGACTTTAACCTCAACTTTGCCCTTGACCAAAACTTTATCCTTGCTTGCAAGCTTGACTCCGCCCTCAAATCCGACTTTGAGCATGCCCTTAAACACGACCTTGCCTTCAACCACACCCGCAACCTTGCCATTGATCTTGACGATGACTTCGACCTTAACTTTATCCAAGATTTTGCCAGTGCCCTTGATCGCGCCCTTAGCCTCGCCCACGATCGCGATTATGATTTATACATTAAATTAGTAACTCTTAAAGAAAGAATTCCGGAGTATTCTGAGAATAACCAAGAAAATTTTCGAATTTGGTGGAAGTGTTATAGTGATAATTGGGTTCGGGAATATGAAACGATCCTTAAAGAGCATCATAATATTAGTCATAATTGGCGATTTAAAAAATCACAAGAGTATGAGCTAAATCAATACTATGATACAAATAAGTTTCTAGTAGATTGTCTGAATGGTGAATGCAGTGTCAGCCCACAAGTGAGACAGGAGATTGAAGAGACATTACTATTACCATTCTCTCAGTTGGGATAG
- a CDS encoding B12-binding domain-containing radical SAM protein translates to MNVLLLYPQFPKSFWSFEKTLALVGRKAMLPPLGLVTVAAILPQTWEYKLVDRNIRTVTEAEWDWADMVILSAMIVQKEDLLSQIREAKRRNKSVAVGGPYPTALPEDAAEAGADFLILDEGEITLPLFVAAIEQGQRRGTFRANGEKPDVTGTPIPRFDLLEFDAYAEMSVQFSRGCPFQCEFCDIIVLYGRKPRTKSPAQLIAELDRLYELGWRRSIFMVDDNFIGNKRNVKLFLKELLPWMVAHEYPFSFATEASVDLAQDQELMEQMVACNFGAVFLGIETPDEASLTLTQKHQNTRDSLSDAVLAITRTGLRVMAGFIIGFDGEAKGAGDRIVQFVEQTSIPTALFSMLQALPDTALWHRLIKEDRLRSRSANINQTTLMNFVPTRPLEDIAGEYVDAFWRLYEPSAFLDRTYRHYRLLGEATYPKKIRTREISGNSKRVTWVAIRALLTIAWRQGVVRSTRWKFWWNLSQMLKYNPGGVSSYLSVCAQIEHFLEYRTIVKEQIEAQVAAFLAEEARLQAETLAGAKMEATIAATAEV, encoded by the coding sequence ATGAACGTTCTCTTGCTCTATCCGCAGTTTCCCAAAAGTTTTTGGTCCTTTGAGAAAACCCTAGCCTTGGTGGGGCGCAAAGCCATGCTGCCGCCACTAGGGTTAGTCACCGTTGCTGCGATTTTGCCCCAAACCTGGGAATACAAGCTGGTCGATCGCAATATTCGCACGGTCACGGAGGCGGAATGGGACTGGGCAGACATGGTTATCTTGTCTGCGATGATTGTTCAGAAAGAAGATTTGCTCAGTCAAATCCGGGAAGCCAAGCGCCGCAATAAATCCGTTGCGGTGGGTGGGCCGTATCCCACTGCTTTGCCGGAAGATGCGGCTGAGGCTGGGGCTGACTTTTTGATCCTAGATGAGGGTGAAATTACGTTGCCGCTGTTTGTTGCAGCGATCGAGCAAGGACAACGCAGGGGAACCTTTCGCGCCAATGGGGAAAAGCCGGATGTGACTGGCACCCCCATTCCTCGGTTTGATCTGTTGGAATTTGATGCGTATGCGGAAATGTCGGTGCAATTTTCGCGCGGGTGTCCGTTTCAATGCGAATTTTGTGACATTATTGTGCTCTATGGTCGCAAACCTCGTACTAAATCCCCTGCACAACTGATTGCCGAACTCGATCGTCTCTATGAGTTAGGCTGGCGACGCAGCATTTTCATGGTGGATGATAATTTCATTGGCAATAAGCGCAATGTCAAACTGTTTCTCAAAGAGTTATTGCCTTGGATGGTGGCCCATGAATATCCGTTCTCCTTTGCCACCGAGGCATCGGTCGATCTGGCGCAAGATCAGGAATTGATGGAGCAAATGGTGGCTTGCAACTTTGGGGCGGTTTTTCTGGGCATTGAAACGCCCGATGAAGCCAGTCTGACCTTGACCCAAAAGCACCAAAATACTCGTGATTCTCTTAGCGATGCGGTGTTGGCGATTACGCGGACAGGATTGCGGGTAATGGCGGGATTTATTATTGGATTTGATGGTGAGGCGAAGGGTGCGGGCGATCGTATTGTTCAGTTTGTTGAGCAGACCTCGATTCCGACGGCATTGTTCAGTATGTTGCAAGCGTTGCCCGATACGGCGTTGTGGCATCGTTTAATTAAGGAAGATCGGTTACGCAGTCGATCGGCGAATATTAATCAAACAACGCTGATGAATTTTGTGCCGACGCGGCCTCTGGAGGATATTGCGGGGGAATATGTTGATGCTTTCTGGCGGCTGTATGAACCATCGGCGTTTCTCGATCGCACCTATCGCCACTACCGTCTGTTGGGTGAGGCGACCTATCCTAAGAAAATTCGGACTCGGGAAATTAGTGGAAATAGCAAGCGTGTGACTTGGGTGGCGATCCGGGCGTTGCTGACGATCGCTTGGCGGCAGGGGGTTGTGCGATCGACGCGGTGGAAATTCTGGTGGAACCTCAGCCAAATGCTTAAATACAATCCCGGTGGGGTGAGTAGTTACCTGTCGGTCTGTGCCCAGATTGAACATTTTCTGGAGTATCGCACGATCGTGAAGGAGCAAATTGAAGCGCAAGTAGCGGCGTTCTTGGCGGAGGAAGCGCGATTGCAGGCTGAGACTCTAGCTGGGGCAAAGATGGAAGCTACGATCGCTGCGACGGCAGAGGTTTAA
- a CDS encoding class I SAM-dependent methyltransferase, translated as MSIPVDQWQPSIQAIAQRFDREFRREPFNLPPEVESMPIFQEWAAGKLQPKLTSPFWDLMKPKKNDRILDLGCGLSFLVYPCWRDWDAYFYGQEVSTFAKEFLDSRGSQLNSKLFKGVAYAPAHVCAYNEVQFDSAIATGFSCYYSIEYWEAVLTVVKKSLKPGGSFVFDLLNPETELAENWAILETYLGAEVFLEPLSKWEALIKSIGAKIQKQQPGPLFNLYKITFP; from the coding sequence ATGAGCATTCCAGTCGATCAATGGCAACCCTCAATCCAAGCGATCGCGCAACGATTCGATCGGGAATTTCGTCGAGAACCCTTTAACCTGCCGCCGGAAGTGGAGTCGATGCCAATTTTCCAGGAGTGGGCTGCTGGGAAGTTGCAACCGAAGCTGACTTCGCCCTTTTGGGACTTGATGAAACCGAAGAAGAACGATCGCATTTTGGATTTGGGTTGTGGCTTGAGTTTTCTGGTCTACCCCTGCTGGCGTGACTGGGATGCTTATTTTTACGGGCAGGAAGTCAGTACCTTTGCCAAGGAATTTCTGGATTCCCGAGGTTCGCAACTCAACTCCAAGCTTTTCAAGGGAGTTGCCTATGCGCCAGCCCATGTGTGTGCTTACAATGAGGTGCAATTCGATAGCGCGATCGCGACGGGGTTCAGTTGTTATTATTCGATCGAATACTGGGAAGCGGTATTGACTGTCGTTAAGAAATCACTGAAACCTGGTGGCAGCTTTGTTTTTGATTTGCTGAATCCTGAAACGGAGTTGGCGGAAAATTGGGCAATTTTGGAAACCTATCTGGGCGCAGAAGTGTTCCTAGAACCATTGAGCAAATGGGAAGCGTTGATTAAATCGATCGGGGCTAAAATTCAAAAACAACAACCCGGCCCCCTATTTAACCTCTACAAAATCACCTTCCCCTAA
- a CDS encoding response regulator, with protein MNATDIVKTVLVVEPCAEHLPVIEQAFQSSTIPHHLVPLNQGEQALDFLERRGSYSNAPRPDLILLELEFPESNGMDILSEIKQNSQFKRIPVIILTAIDQPQQVLQSYLLQGNSYVVKSGELDCLFQLIRRIDEFWLGIVTLPVE; from the coding sequence ATGAATGCAACGGATATCGTGAAGACGGTTCTGGTGGTCGAACCTTGTGCTGAACATTTGCCCGTGATTGAACAGGCTTTTCAATCCAGCACCATTCCCCATCACTTGGTTCCGTTGAACCAGGGAGAACAGGCATTGGACTTTCTAGAGCGCCGTGGATCCTATAGCAATGCGCCGCGCCCCGACTTGATTTTGTTGGAATTGGAGTTTCCGGAGTCCAATGGCATGGATATTTTGTCGGAAATCAAACAAAATTCTCAATTTAAACGCATTCCAGTGATTATTCTGACCGCGATCGATCAGCCCCAACAGGTATTACAAAGTTATTTACTACAAGGCAATAGTTACGTCGTCAAATCTGGCGAATTGGATTGCCTATTTCAACTGATTCGGCGGATTGATGAATTTTGGCTAGGAATTGTAACTTTACCAGTAGAGTGA